In the Colletotrichum higginsianum IMI 349063 chromosome 7 map unlocalized unitig_7, whole genome shotgun sequence genome, one interval contains:
- a CDS encoding DASH complex subunit Dad1, which produces MSSHQRSFSRSQSQAGTREKTYFEQQREELLGEIAMSFEHVLANINKLNRSLEAVITVGNEFSSVEALWSQFENVMAKEPEQNKEGEGSGGEGEARNEERS; this is translated from the exons ATGTCGTCACATCAGCGCTCCTTCTCCCGCTCCCAGTCCCAGGCCGGGACGAGGGAAAAGACCTACTTTGAGCAGCAGCGTGAagagctcctcggcgagatCGCCATG aGCTTCGAGCATgtcctcgccaacatcaacaagCTGAACCGGtcgctcgaggccgtcatcacG GTCGGAAACGAATTCTCCTCTGTCGAGGCGTTGTGGTCGCAGTTCGAGAACGTCATGGCCAAGGAGCCCGAGCAGAacaaggagggcgagggcagcggcggcgaaggcgaagcgAGGAACGAGGAGAGATCATGA
- a CDS encoding Skp1 family protein: protein MDPNGATESKYVTLVSSDGYEFVVLREAALISPAIKGMLDTRNNFREAALGRCVFEEISGVVLEKVCEYFQYWYRYREREDVPDMDIPVELCLELLVAADYLGLDKQNTGTI, encoded by the exons ATGGACCCCAACGGCGCGACCGAGAGCAAGTACGTGACTCTAGTCTCCAGTGATGGCTACGAGTTTGTTGTCTTGCGCGAGGCTGCCTTGATCAGCCCAGCCATCAAGGGAATGTTGGACACGAGGAACAACTTCCGCGAGGCCGCGCTTGGCCGTTGCGTCTTTGAGGAGATCAG TGGCGTCGTACTCGAAAAAGTATGCGAGTACTTCCAATACTGGTACCGCTACCGGGAGCGAGAGGATGTCCCTGACATGGACATTCCAGTCGAGCTGTGTCTGGAACTGCTGGTCGCAGCCGACTACCTGGGTCTGGACA AGCAAAACACCGGCACCATTTGA
- a CDS encoding Ras family protein, translated as MASSYQYRNSYHNSSSQNISEKYDEGLGRPATSRRNTRLRSSDGTVSTTMSSSTGRESAATHVTEGPAYSKKIVVVGDGGCGKTCLLISYSQGYFPEKYVPTVFENYITYPTHPPSGKTVELALWDTAGQEEYDRLRPLSYPETDLIFVCFAIDCPNSLENVMDKWYPEVLHFCPYTPLVLVGLKSDLRFKKTCIDMLKTQGLTPVTQEQGRAVARKMGAQYAECSSKEMTGVDEIFEQAILTVVANDRKNVEAQAAVSSSTSGGPPGSSAGIPSVALKKKKKRNCKIL; from the exons ATGGCGTCCTCATACCAGTACCGCAACTCATACCACAACTCCTCGTCCCAGAACATCAGCGAAAAGTACGACGAAGGCCTGGGACGCCCGGCCACATCCCGCCGCAACACGCGTCTGAGAAGCAGCGACGGTACCGTCAGCACCACAATGAGCTCATCCACAGGGCGCGAGAGCGCAGCAACCCACGTCACCGAGGGTCCTGCCTACTCTAAGAagattgtcgtcgtcggcgacggcggatGCGGCAAGACGTGTCTACTCATCAGCTACAGCCAAGGTTACTTTCCAGAG AAATACGTCCCCACTGTCTTCGAAAACTACATCACGTACCCGACGCACCCGCCGTCCGGTAAGACCGTAGAGCTCGCGCTGTGGGACACGGCCGGCCAAGAGGAGTACGACCGGTTGCGACCGCTCTCGTACCCCGAGACCGACCTGATATTCGTCTGTTTTGCGATTGACTGCCCGAACTCGCTAGAAAACGTCATGGACAAG TGGTATCCCGAAGTCCTCCACTTCTGCCCCTATACCCCTCTGGTTCTCGTGGGCCTCAAGTCCGACCTCCGCTTCAAGAAGACGTGCATCGACATGCTCAAGACGCAAGGCCTCACTCCAGTGACTCAGGAACAGGGCCGCGCTGTTGCACGCAAGATGGGCGCCCAGTACGCGGAGTGCAGCAGCAAGGAGATGACGGGTGTGGACGAGATATTTGAGCAGGCCATCCTGACCGTCGTGGCCAACGACCGGAAAAACGTGGAGGCTCAAGCTGCCGTTTCGTCGTCAACATCCGGCGGTCCTCCCGGGAGCAGCGCAGGCATCCCCAGCGTCGCTCttaagaagaagaagaagaggaatTGCAAGATCCTGTAA